Part of the Melopsittacus undulatus isolate bMelUnd1 chromosome 12, bMelUnd1.mat.Z, whole genome shotgun sequence genome, TTCCACACCCCCACAGAACCCCATGGAGAGACttccagacccccaaatcccccatATCTCCCCACCGAACTGTATGAAAGGTCTCCAAACCACTATAGGCCCCCATGTAGGGACTCCAGACCCCCTTAGACCCCCATATCCTCCCCTATTCCCCCATGGAACCTCATGTAGGGAGTCCAGACCACTACAGACCCCCATGTAGGGtctccagacccccaaatcccccccatAATGGACTCCAGACCCCGAAATCCCCCCTCAGACCACCATGTAGGGACTCTAGAGCCCCATATTCTCCCTAATCCTTCCATATACCCCCACAATGGGACTCCAGACCCCTAAATCCCTCCACAGAATCCCATGtagggcaatggggggggagcaggggctTATTGGGAAGCAAGAGGGAGTTAAGAGGGcaatggtggggggggggggggggaggaagcaGCTCCTCTCAAACTCCCTCAAAGTCACCTCAAAGGCCAGGGCGGTGTTGCCGTGCAGGAGATGGATGCCGGCCCCGGGCAGCAGCTCCCGGCTGAGGGAGTGAGGCAGGTGCGGAGCCTCTGCCCGCACCACTCTCACCAGAGCCATGCTGGAACGAAAAATAGCAGCGGCACAGGCGCAGCCGCTACCACAGCAACGGGGCCGCCATGATGCGAGAGAAACAAGGGCCTGGGCTCAATATGGAAGAATGGTGGACACACAATTCGCAAATAGCGCCTGACCAACATGGCCGCCCCAGAAGCCATACTCAAGATGGTGCCCCCGAGCTCCCACTCCCAAACATAACCCCTAAGCTTTAAGCCTGCCTGGCACCACTGGCCCCTGGGAACATCCATGAGTGTGCCAACACCTTCCAAGGAACAGATCACCCTGGAGGCTCTCCCACGGCTCCTCCTTGCCCTTCAGGGCTATGGCTCTAGCTCTGATTGCCGTGAGTCTCCCAGGCCATTTTAGAGAGCAAGAGCATGGCTCTagcctggcacagcacagctcctgtgaGCCCTGCGCTGCATCCCCACCAGTCACAAAGCCAGTTGGTACACTCTTTAATTCATACAGTGAAAGGACCACTGCCAGCCCCAACTGGggttcagctgctgctctgtttggCTGCCAGTCTCTTGTCTCTCTCTTCAGCAATGGTCAGGCGGATGCCCTTTCCACGGGGCAGGGAGATCCACGGCTTGTTGCCctacacaaaaggaaaagaagccaGCTCACCTGAAGAACCTGGGACAGGGACAACAGAGCTCTCCCTCCaaggggaaaaagcagaagcttCTGCCCACGCTGGGCCACATACACATCGCTCTGATATTGGCCCAGCAGAAACCTCTTAAGGAAGATGCCAAAGGTGTATGGACCTACATCAGCCACTTTCACTCACATCCATGAAGAATGCATTCCAGCCAAAACAGAGCCACCATCCCCTTCCAACCCGTACCGGGATGGCAGGACAGCAGAGGCATGGGGGCAGAGGGCACCCTCAGCTGGAGGGGCTGCCCAGGTCACACGATGAtctgagcactgctcagctccCAACTCTCACAAAGCTTAAAAAcccacagagctgcttcttGTAAAGGTCCCCATTCCTGCATTTACAGATGCTTCCCCTTCCAAGAGCAGGCAGAACCAAAGGGAGCATCACAGTATGGGAAGGCACTTGCCTACAGAAGACCCCAAGGCCTCTCTGCTTCagccagcagcccccagcaACAGAAGAGAACCCACCCGCCCTGTGTCCATAACAGGCTTACTTTGCCAATAACGAAGATGTTAGACAGTCTGGTGGCAAAGCTGTTGCCATTGGCGTCCTTCACGTGAACCACATCAAACGACCCAGGGTGTCTCTCCCGGTTGGTTATCACCCCAATACGGCCCAAATTGGCACCACCGGTCACCATACAGAGGTTACCTGGGGTGAACAAAACCAAGAGCTGGTACCAGGTGCCATGACAATGCCCTTCCACTTGGGCTCTTTGAGGAGCAGTgctggaaaaggacagggacaGAGTAGCCATCAGAGCACCTGGTGACGTCTACATCCCATAGGAATCCTGGCAGCACTTGAGAAGCCAAACAGCAATCTGGCCTTGATGCCCATACCAAATATTTCCCACCACCTTCTAGACTGCAGCAGCACCAAGGAAGCATTCCCATACTACTTGTCCTGGCACTACTCATGGCTCCACAAATGAAATCTCCCACAGTAGGAATCTCCCTACAGCTTCCCGGAGATTTCCATTCACAGCCCCATGAGAGCCAGGCTGAAGCAAATTCTCCACCAGCTTGCTGCTTCTACCTGGTGTCTGCTTGCTCTTGGAATCACTCCAAGCCCCTATGCCAATTAATTCTCACTGCCAGCACACAGGAGGAATCTCTTCTAGCTGGAGATGCTCCAGGGAAACCACCCCTTTCCCAAGGCTGCCACAACTGCCTTTCTCCTTCAGTAGATGCTTGGCATTTATATTGAACTTCCACACTGCTCTCCAGAGTGGGGAAAATTACAGTGTTTTACATGACATGCAAGACCTACCTGTGTCAAACTTGATGAAATCTGTGATCTTGCCTGTCTCCAGGTCAATCTGGACCGTATCATTCACTTTGATAAGGGGGTCCGGATAGCGGATGGTGCGGGCATCATGAGTGACCAGATGAGGAATTCCTTTGGTGCCCACAAATATCTTCCTCACCTTACACAGCTTGTACTGCAAACAAAATCCAACACTGCTCAACTAGGGTGACAAACAGAACCATGGACTAGGGGACTCCTGCCCCCGAGAGTCACCAGCCACAGCAGGCCTCAGACCCAAAGCAAAACACGTGGGTGCCGCAAGGTTTGCAACAGAAGCCTCATGCTCCAGCCCTGTCAAGGAATGCCTCCTCCTCAGCCTCACCAAAGGCTATGGCTTCAATTCGCCAGGAAAGCCTCCATCAGGGCAGTTCCCCCAGGTTGCCCTGAAACCTGTGGTCATGCAGGAAAGGCAGAAGCTGCCTTCACTCAGGATCAAGGAGATATCTTTGTCCCTCCTCCAGAGCAtctctgcttccctcctgcctttCACCCAGATTCCTTCACAGCCACAGTAACACTCAAGGGTCAACAGAAAGTGGTAGCCAGAGGTAAAAAAATATCACGGGGAGGAAGGAGCGTGGGTAGAGTCCCCACAGCCAGCTCTTCCCCCAGCAAGCATCACTCTGCTTACACAGCCTTCCCTTAGGGAGAACATGTGCAGAGGAGCACAGACATGCAGTTCAGGCACATCAACACACCTGGGTTGACAAAACATGTGTGGGAATCGCCCCCAACACTGAGGGCCGAAAGGCAGTTTTGCAAACACCTCCATAACAGACCTGGGAAGGAGTTCAAGGCTTTTGCACCACAGGCAGTACCATGTTTCAGATCACACTTAGCTTGCAGAGTCCTATGCTAAGGCCCACCACACAAGAGCCACTGGCACCCCAAAGCTCCCTGTGAAAGTAACCTAGCCCATACCAAGAGATACCATTTTAAGCACCAGACAAATGCACCTGAAGTCACCTGGAAGTTTTTTTCATGTCACCACAATATTTCCCCCTGCCAAATGTTTCATATTCTAACCCTGAAGGCCCTGATTTTCCCAAGGGTGGCATATGGACTCAGCTCTCAGGGAAGAGAGACAGCACCTCCCATTCAAGACATGCCAAAAAGCAAACCCCATCCCAATTAAACCCAAATGGGCCAATATTTATGCCAAGCTGAAGTTCCTCACCTTGGCCTCTTCAGCTGTGATGCGGTGAACAGCAAACCGGCCCTTGGTATCATACACCAAGCGAAAATGTTCACTTGTCTTGTCAATGCTGATGACATCTGATTTcagaaaacaacataaaataacAGTTGTTACTAACTACAATATGACTTACAATACATTGTCACTCAGCACTAAGctcatgtttaaaacaaactaGGAGCTGCTGAACAAAGCTCTAGGTGTGAATGATGAGGTTGCCATCTCCTTTTGACCAGAATCCCACATCTTTTCATGTAATACAGTGCAAATAAGCAAAAACTGCTAAAGGCTGAAGTCTGCACAGTGATTTACACATATGCAAGCAGGCAACTACAGGCTCCAGATATCACACGTTAGTATCAATTGCAGTGCACAACCCCAAAATAAATAGCAACTGCTTATAGTTACCTTTTCTTTGATTCCATCAGGAATGCATCTTTCCCCCCACATTGTGCCAGCCAAACAAAACATCCCTCAccagtgcagcagagctgcctgagGTACTTTCCCTGGCCCTTCCTGCTTACCCATGAAGCCCGCAGGATAGGTGATGTCTGTGCGGACTTTGCCATCTATTTTGATGAACCTCTGCATGCAGATCTTCTTGACTTCATCTCCTGTCAGAGCATATTTCAGCCTGTTCCGCAGGAAGATGATGAGTGGAAGGCACTCCCTCAGCTTGTGAGGGCCTGTTGATGGACGGGGTGCCTGCACAAACAGAAGCTTTCTGCTGGCTCCTCAAGCACATCAGCAACATCAACTACTCCCACAAGTAAAAATATTACTGTCCTGACAGCTcttgcagcagcatctgtgcaCAGGTGCTTGAAGCCTAACTGCAAACAACCAGTGACAGGCTGCAGGCATCTTTCCTTGGTATCCACAGCACCTTTCCCCCCAGGTCTGGCCAACTTCAGAAAACACTGCCCCAACACAGTACAGACATCTAACCCATCCCagtgaaggaaaaccaaaacaatcaGCAGGCTAAAAAGAGAGCAGCCAACTGCACCACTTCCCCATACCCTGCAAAAGGGAGACACACAAAAGCAGTTTGCAAAGCTAACAGCAAGCACCCCCTTCTCCCCTGCGCTCCCCAGCTAACCGCCACCCTCCAAACACTGCGCCTGAGCATATCCTTGTTGAAACCGTGAAGCAGTCTGGGCCGCAGAGAGCGGTACAGACCGATGGCGAGGGCGACCCGGgccccaccctgcccgacccCAACTCCGACCCGCACTCACAAAGACACCGGTCAGCTTGTCCAGCATCCAGTGCTTGGGCGCAGCCACACGCTTCAGGTGCTTCTTGGGGCCGCGAGCCTACAGGACGGGACGCGTTATGGGCCGCTACCAGGCTTGGCCACCCCAGCCGCCCGTCCCCGGCCCCCCGAGCTCCCGCCCCGACCCCGGCCCTTGCATCGGGCTCCCTCCC contains:
- the LOC101879361 gene encoding 40S ribosomal protein S4, whose translation is MARGPKKHLKRVAAPKHWMLDKLTGVFAPRPSTGPHKLRECLPLIIFLRNRLKYALTGDEVKKICMQRFIKIDGKVRTDITYPAGFMDVISIDKTSEHFRLVYDTKGRFAVHRITAEEAKYKLCKVRKIFVGTKGIPHLVTHDARTIRYPDPLIKVNDTVQIDLETGKITDFIKFDTGNLCMVTGGANLGRIGVITNRERHPGSFDVVHVKDANGNSFATRLSNIFVIGKGNKPWISLPRGKGIRLTIAEERDKRLAAKQSSS